gtcctcagtttgtgtctaaatttagcctaaaatgtgttattttgtaattatgttgtttatttgtttacatttttcccctttagtctttaaaataccaatatttgcccataactttgtattttatgtctgtttgatgtcatcatttaaaatattagatcagatgatactcagtactcaagtagccttctaatcagatactttttttttttacccttacttgagcaatccgtatttcaggaaaatattgtcctcggtttgtgtccttccagtgagctttgcagatgtgggaaaatgtcatcaggcagtaatcattgttaaattcataattattctcggagagagaccaactcttatctgccccggggtgccccataatgcatagcgtcatttcaacatgggggtgtccgcgacacggtttatatgcaggtagcggcgctgcggctgctttatatagcgacagattgcattctccctcaacccaaatcctcggatcacgcattttagctaaaacactaacgttaacttgccttgcgttgactgtagagttgtgggtgatggtcacgcagatgtgtcatgagataagaagcgttgctgcctttcacagacactttttctgctcgtgctgcaaacaggatagccgcccgtcttttataaactccctcggcattcttcaaatatctaaaatatgcccgtacttccgactttgtcttctttgagggataataaatgtcctcctgagcgctgccgtctcctcttttgaccattatttcagctttagcttcaagaaagttttgttgtaaacaaagcttgtatgtgccgccggcaacttctgcagatgatacggtggctggtaagggtcaccgcgcctacaccgcagccacggtaaacccaccaagataatatagttttttaaaaacaagacggttattattgtcaacttttttttttttaccggggtttagcgctacactggttaccgtgacaaccctacctgatcggtttgctttgatctattttgaaaattccgatcaaaaccgataggggcgctatcggccaattacgatcaaatgccgatccatcggtgcatccctacgccTACTTCcctaggaagttttccaccacccagcagaagtatggcGTGGGTGATTgtgaactgctggccataaaatgggcgctggaggaatggagacagtggcttctaggcaccacccagcctttcactatctggacggaccaccagaacctgactcacattcgatccgccaagcagctcaatccttgcCAGGCccactgggccctcttcttcgagccctatgagttccatctcgcctaccaccctggaacaaagaaccagaaggctgatgccctctctCGCCAGTTCACCCACTCCACGCCAACATCCATGCTGGCACCGATTCTCCCAGAGCACTGTTTCCTGGCCCATCTGAAGTGgtcgttggaggaggccatccagaacgccctccgggacgaccccgcaccaccagagacccccgcgggtcgtctCTATGTCCCTAGGTCCTGTCATAGCGAGGTGCTCTCCTGGTCCCACTCGTCACGCCTGTCGGGCCACGCGGGTTTCTCTCGAATCCCGAAGTTCCTCCAACGAGTGCTCTAGTGGCCATTCATGGCGAGGGATGTAAAGGAATACACtagcgcctgtgacatctgcgcccgctccaagacacccagccaggcccctgttggtgtcctcagacctcttccggtgcccagccgtcctTGGTCTCATGTGGGTCTGGATTTCGTCACAGGACTCCCCccggtcaacaacctcaacacAGTCCTTacagtcactgaccggttttcaaaggctgtccacttcatcgccctcccgggtCTCCCTTCAGCCCGACGCACGGCGGAACTAtttctgtagaacgtggtgcacctccacggcttccctgtcgatgtggtctccgaccggggtccccaatttgcggcccgtttctggaaagccttttgcCACCTCATGGGAGCATGggtcagcctatcctcaggctatcacccgcagaccaatggtcagactgagcgggctaaccaaccgctgggtcggtacctccggtgcttCGTCTtggcccaaccctcgcaatggcctaagtacctcctctgggcagagctgtcccacaatctccacacctcatcaaccactcatatgtccccttttgaggtctgctatggctaccagcccccggtcttcaCCCACCAGGAGCCCAAAGTTGCTCCACTAGTGAGATGCTGCAAgaacgcctggatcaaagcatggGCTTCCATCACTCAAGCTAACACCCGTTACGCTCGCCAACATCTCCacagacaccgtcctggtccctcctatgtccctggagataaggtctgggtgtccaccgcgGACCTCCGCTTCCGTGCTTGATCCAAAaaactcgctccccggttcctcgggccttacacagtacagaaggtcatcaacccagtctcgtaccggctgcggttgccggctactctccgcattcatcccaccttccacatctcCCGACTCAAGCCCTATGTGGAGTCCTCCCTGCTcccggctccggcgcctccgcctgcccgatTCCACGATGGTGAGcaaatctacaccgtccggcgcatcctggacgcctgTCGCAGAGGTCGGGGGTGGCAATATCTTGTGGACTGGGCagactacggcccagaggaacgccccgaggaacgctcctgggaaccggccTGCTCCATCCTGGACCCAGCCCTTATCTcggacttctgggaccgccggggccgccctgggacttcaggagccgtccctggatgggggggtcctgtcagaacccaagttcccaggccagcctcttccagctagccggcctccactaataccacaactcccagcatgcccctcgcggggatgatGGGAGTTGTTCCCTCCAcaacgcacctacgtcacaaaccgcggctataaacggaagtcgcctttccagctcaccactcagtcatcgtttcttcagattcatgatcagagtttccaacctaccgatccatcccacgaactatcagctcatagtaagttatcttacttacttctggaaagcccggcatttccgtgtcacttcgttgacgctcgaacgctcgggggtttcttagattgagccggcgtttcaccgacgttcCCACTTCCgcatctgtgaaaccacgctcactacaagctcaactcccaaatccagccgaccagtctgacagccaccccatcaaaattttctggaggtgccTTTGGTGCCGATGTtacctggttttagctctttgctttgcctccaaagacataaCTCTCTTACTTTTTCATGCTCCATCATGATGTCAACAATAAAGTAAAATTCGTCTTCTTTTTGTGCTTTTCATTGACAGTTGGTGACTTgaataagctaactgttagcctttACATAAGCTACCGACCCACTAGACAACTATTGGTTTAAAGCAGGAAAAGATCTACAACTGGTGTTCCTACCTGAACCACAACCACTGTTTTGTGCagcttctggtcagcagagggcttcaGGGTGCTGTCCAATGCAAAGCTGCTCAAGTTTAAGGCTGAAGAATAACTGGAAGCAATAACTTTAAGTGTTAACACTTTTCAGTGTTGCTTTAACAGTCTACTTCTAAAAACAACATTCTTGTTAATGTTCGCCTTATGATGGCATTGGTAATGGTAAAACGTGTATACGGCTTGTATTTGACATAGCACCATCTAAAATTCCAGAactcccccaaggtgctttacaacacagtcattcacccatgcacacacacattcacaccgttgaatgtagccacggctgccctggggcacactggcagaGGAGAGGCAGCAGAGCACCAGCGCACCCGtccctccgacctccaccagTATTGTGGGTTAAATGTCTCGCCCAAGAACTCAACAGCAGCACTGTGTCTAGAGctgggatcgatcctacaacccaCTCTCCCTCCTGAGCTACAGCCGCCCATAAATAATAATAAGTAATAGTCATTAAAACCATTTATTCTTTGAAGAACCTGAAGTTGtgcagaaaatctgatgttttgccatttttttttttgagaactgCCTTTCCTTGAAGAAAGCTGGAAGTAATTCAAAATAATTGTAGCAAAAATGTCAGTCTGTATTTTTGGGAGGAACGTGTGTGTGGTTGTTGTTTTGGTGCCTTTTTTAAGAAATTAGGAAAACAAGTCTATTTTTAGATAATTAAATATTTCAACCTTTCTTCTTGATTAAAGAAATAAGCGTGCCAATGTAGCTACTGCCATGAATTCCAACATCAACTTTGTAAGAATCTAAGTTTAGATTTAGCTGCATAAATTATATAAAAGCTGcaaagagagcagagacaaaacaTAATGTTTAAACAGCTGCCAGTGGTTTGTTAAGGTCACCATGGAAACTACAGGCTTCTCTCTGTTTCACCCTGATGGCAGCTTTAATGAGATGCAGGAGATAACGCTAACTAAAAAGGGAGCCCTACTTGGTGAAGGACCAATATGTTGATCTGGAAGGCTGTGGTGGTCCCACTTGGGAATTTTTGTGTTTCTACATTGTTTTTTTTAGGATATATGACAAGTTCAAAAAGGCTCAAACTTCCAGTTTTGAAGTGAAGGTTTTTTCCTGAAAATGAACAGAATTCTGTGGAAGATTGCGGTGCGCTCTATGAATTTAGAGGGGATTTAAAAGAAGACAACAAGTCCCAATGCAGCAAGAAAATCAGTGAATGAAAGAAGACAAATGTGTCTTTCTTTTGGTGTGTAGTGTATTTTTTCACTGATGAAGTTGTGGGAGTAAGAGGAGTTTATTAGCAAAAGCTTGGACAATTTGGAACGGATCAAGACTTGGTGGTTTTTGTTTGTAATCTTAAAAAGTCAGTTTACAAactttcatccattttcatccaataATCCGGAGTCGGGCCGCGGGGGTAGCAGCCTAAGCATAGAGGCtcggacttccctctctccagctacttggaccagctcctccggggaaatcccaaggagtTTCCCTGGCCAGTTGTGagcccagcatgtcctgggtcttcctttaggtctcctctcggttggacgtgcccagtaaACCTCACCATTgaagtgtccaggaggcatcgtaatcagatgcccgagccatctcaactggctcctcttgatgtggaggagcagcgggtctactccgagcccctccctgatgaccgagcttctcgccctatctctaagggagagcccaaccaccctgcggagaaaactaatctcAGTCACTTTTATCTGTGATCTTGTTATttatgtcactacccaaagctcgtgaccataggtgagggtaggaacgaagaTCGACcattaaatcgagagctttgccttccggctcagatccctcttcaccacgacagaccggtacaacgcccgcatcactgcagatgcagcgccaAATGTCTTTGCACGCGATTCCCCATTGAACTGCGCATTTTGATGCAAAAAGCTGCCGAATGTAAACCGGTTGAAGTTTGTGGCAGAATTACAAAGCAGTACTAAGGGTACTTTAATGCTCATCCATTGTTTGTTGCTTTTAACAAAAACAACACTTGAGTAAGAAACCACCTTGATTGCAGATTATTGTCACTATATGGCTCCAACCCCTGAGATATTTAATCAGATCGGAAGCGGGATCCTCATCTGTATGTGGAGCATGTGGACATTACCTTGTCTTTTCTCTGCCTGAGAGGAGTCGAGGGCAGTGTGACGGCTCAGCGGAGAATGAGGAGGTGGTTAAAGTTGTCGCTGTTCTGAGACTCACAGCTGCTCCCTCTTAGAGGTGAGAGCACAAAGGCTCTTTGATAAGAGCGTCTCTGTGCTGCTGATACATCATCAGACCACCCCTGCCTCCCCTCCCAAATGCACTAGCAGGCACAATCATCCCCCTGATGCCACATAACTTCATTCACACACCTCAGAGGCTTTTGCTGCCTTTTCTGGGTCACATTGCAGAAAGGACCCACCACTCATCACATTTTAGGACTCTTAATCCATTCTTTCAAAGGAAACGGAGCAGGGAGGGGGGAGTTGTCATTGTGGCAGTGGAGTAATGAGTAATGTGATTAGGAGGCGTGCTGGAGTGCTGCTCATTCTGCTCATGGAGCTGAGTGGAAGGAGCCAGTGTCAGTAAACAAGAGCTCCCTGTACTCCCCTCAGAGGGCTCTGATCCAGGCTATGAGGCCACACAAGGTGGGCGGTCAGGGGAAATATCCTACtggcctgtctgtctgtcctgcTTAAATGTTTAATCACCATACTTGAACCACTGACTGATCTGGACTCAGATCAAACCTCATGTtgactctctgaaggctgaataCAGTGAGCATGCTCAGAATGAGTTGGCTGAAATATTCATGGGTTCTTATATAATTTTCATCACCCTTTTGATAATGTCAGGAATCTGTTATGTTATATGCAAAGATGCTATGCAGGGCACCCTTTCTATTTCCAGTCCCGCTTTTTTTGTACCtttaaaaggacaaaaaaaaaatctgagccAAGAACACAAGGCTGCAAAGGGTTGCATCCTGTTTTAGTTTCCCTCCGCCCACATGATCATCAGCCTCCAAAAGTCTGAAGTATACTTCCCGATCTGTGTTTTTAACACATACATTTATTGTTAATTCACCCCAGTTTCACTAAATGTTCCCAACAAGTGCCACGTTTACAGCACTCCATTTTAGAGGCTTTGAACCTGCTTTAGAGCAGCGCTGTTATAAAATTGTCTGCAGGGAAAGAAAAAGACCCATCAAAGTCTTTAGCCCTAACTGATGGAAATAAGAGGCCATCTCCAGAATGGTTCGAGCTCATTTGGTGCCTGTAAgcgttgtgtgtgtgcatgctgtgCATGATTGGATGATTAGGTTTGATTGTGTGTGCAAGGGAAGGGCGTGTTGAAGAGAGACAGACAATAAGCGAGATCATTAGCAGGATCTGAGACATTCGTTTTAGTTTTCACCACTTTTGAAAACGAACACATTCGCACAACCCTTTACTAGGCGCGAAGCAACCAAAACAGCTGCATGTTAGCTCTCACAAGATACATTTGTCCTATTTCTGTTTTAGTCTGCCGACTTttcacaaacaggaagtggtcgGGACACAAATAAAATGTATCTCTAAACTCCTGAAGTGTGCTTTTTTTTCCACCTAGCTCTTAGAGATGGGTAGGACCTCATGAACCTTAATTAGCTGTTCAAATTTTCTAAAAAGTTAGTTTTTGTTCCTGAATGAAAATGTTTAGAAACCATCAACACTAAAGCCAGGATGGAGGAAGAAGCCAAAATCACACGAGGACAAGTAGTTTCAGGGCAAGGGTAACTGCTATATTTATGCACGTTTAGTTCAGACTGGTCACAGTTTTTTTTGTCTCCCCAGCATGTGCTGTCATACTGTCAGCTCTGTAAATTTGATGCCATTTGTTAGTCCCCCACCCCACCCATTGATTTTCCTATAGCTGCCTGCCGGTAAGTGCTATCCGAGGTCTCTCATATCTGAAAGCCGGACAGAGTAATCTAGACGCCACAGGAAGTCCGATATATTTACGGAAAGTTCTCCCCGTGTTCCCTGAATTGATCACATGGACACGAGGGTCCAGTAAGGAACTCTTGTTTCAACCTCTGTGTTGGATAGAAAATATTTCATTGCACAAAAAAACTTATCCATCAAAGTACATCAACTCTTAATTGTATTCTCTTCCCCCTCCAGCCTGCCACATAGTGTCAAGGCGAGCCTGTCTCTTTCTCCGTCTGGGCTGGGACGGGCAGGCAGTGGTGGGGGCTCCCCCACATCCAAAACAAGCTATTGCGGAGGGGTCCCAGTGGAGGACATGCAGGCGCTGGCCATCAACTCTCTGTCTGCAGCAGATGTAGCCAAACAATACGAGCACATCCGTGAACTGGGGAAAGGCACATATGGCAAGGTGGACCTGGTGGCGCACAGGACACAAGGTAAGTTATTCAAAGATATGACCAAATCTTTGTCTAAATGTCATTTATTTGCTTCATCAGTGGAAAAAGAGAATCAGTAAGTTTGCTGGCACCTTTTGCTTGTTGATTTCTTATTGTCATAGGCACGAAAATGGCACTGAAGTTTGTCACGAAGAACAAGACGAAGCTGAAAAGTTTCCTACGAGAGTACAGTTTAACGGGCTCACTCAGCTGCAGCCCTTTCATCATCAAAGTCCTCGATGTGCTTTTTGAGACAGAGGACAGCTACGTGTTTGGACAAGAATACGCCCCCGCTGGAGACCTTTTTGACATCATACCACCACAGGTAGTGTCATCAGCCTTCCTTCAACCAATCATCGTCCCCACCCAAACTGAACAGCTCCAATCAGGCTCAGTGTTCAGATGCAGCAGTTTTAACAAGCTCTCCTGGGATTGGAGTGTTCATTCTGGGCTTCTTTCTGCACATAGCACCCACATTGCATTTGATGCATGGGGACTGGTGGACTTCAAGAAGGATTAAAAACCATGGatcttttttttgttttcctttttagaGCATATAACTTATATATGTGCTTTTAAACATTCATTCAATGCCTACCTTTAAGCTTCTTCACTGTGAGAGTTTACATCTTTGCCCTTTTGTCTGTCTTATAGGTGGGTCTGCCTGAGGAGATGGTCAAACGCTGCATGCAACAGCTGGGCTTGGCCCTGGACTTTATGCATAGCAAGAGTTTGGTACATCGGGATGTGAAACCTGAAAATGTTCTTTTGTTTGACCGCGAATGTCGCCGCATCAAACTAGCAGACTTTGGAATGACCCGACGGGTGGGCTGCCGTGTGAAACGGGTGAGTGGCACCATCCCCTACACGGCACCAGAAGTGTGTCGAGCTAACCGTGCAGAAGGGTTCCTTGTGACCACCAGTCTGGATGTGTGGGCTTTCGGAGTGCTGGTCTTCTGCATGCTGACTGGCAATTTCCCTTGGGAAG
This Nothobranchius furzeri strain GRZ-AD chromosome 16, NfurGRZ-RIMD1, whole genome shotgun sequence DNA region includes the following protein-coding sequences:
- the sbk1 gene encoding serine/threonine-protein kinase SBK1 is translated as MQDHGGERQVASSLPHSVKASLSLSPSGLGRAGSGGGSPTSKTSYCGGVPVEDMQALAINSLSAADVAKQYEHIRELGKGTYGKVDLVAHRTQGTKMALKFVTKNKTKLKSFLREYSLTGSLSCSPFIIKVLDVLFETEDSYVFGQEYAPAGDLFDIIPPQVGLPEEMVKRCMQQLGLALDFMHSKSLVHRDVKPENVLLFDRECRRIKLADFGMTRRVGCRVKRVSGTIPYTAPEVCRANRAEGFLVTTSLDVWAFGVLVFCMLTGNFPWEAAMPADAFYEEFRRWQKAGCPVGTYPSQWRRFTDDALRMFQRLLASDPDKRCGVKDIFCFIKYELVSELRRRASYRAKRGERSSSGVCTGSCSSLSSSRSSHRHPDPSTPPGTSCLRPAPLKRSVLSDPVSPREESGQHPSPGREKNKSQMVMATAIEICV